The following proteins come from a genomic window of Acinetobacter baumannii:
- the adeL gene encoding multidrug efflux transcriptional repressor AdeL, whose protein sequence is MDLFHAMRVFNKVVETNSFSLAADSLGLPRASVTTTIQALEKHLQVRLLNRTTRKISLTPDGAVYYDRTARILADVADIESSFHDAERGPRGQLRIDVPVSIGRLILIPRLRDFHARYPDIDLVIGLNDRPVDLVGEAVDCAIRVGELKDSSLIARRIGTFQCATAASPIYLEKYGEPTSIEDLQKNHKAIHFFSSRTGRNFDWDFVVDDLIKSVSVRGRVSVNDGDAYIDLALQGFGIIQGPRYMLTNHLESGLLKEVLPQWTPAPMPISAVYLQNRHLSLKVKVFVDWVAELFAGCPLLGGTALPFDQKCEFACDKETGHEYTIRTLVEQHNIAEAYTLKT, encoded by the coding sequence GTGGATCTATTTCATGCCATGAGAGTATTCAACAAAGTTGTTGAAACAAATAGTTTCAGTTTAGCAGCTGATAGTTTGGGTTTACCGCGTGCTTCTGTGACTACAACCATTCAGGCTTTAGAGAAGCATTTACAAGTTCGATTGCTTAATCGGACAACACGAAAAATTAGTCTCACACCGGATGGCGCCGTATATTATGATCGGACAGCCCGTATTTTAGCGGATGTTGCCGATATTGAATCTTCTTTTCATGATGCAGAGCGGGGGCCAAGAGGTCAGCTTCGTATTGATGTGCCTGTATCGATTGGACGTTTAATTTTAATTCCAAGGCTCCGCGATTTTCATGCACGCTATCCTGATATTGATTTAGTGATTGGTCTGAACGACCGACCTGTAGACTTGGTTGGAGAAGCGGTTGATTGTGCAATTCGGGTGGGTGAATTAAAAGATTCAAGCTTAATTGCGCGTCGTATCGGAACTTTCCAGTGTGCAACAGCTGCTTCACCGATTTATTTAGAAAAATATGGCGAACCTACCTCAATTGAAGATTTGCAAAAAAATCATAAAGCGATTCACTTCTTTTCAAGCCGTACCGGACGCAACTTCGATTGGGACTTTGTGGTTGATGATTTAATTAAAAGTGTGTCAGTACGTGGACGTGTTTCGGTAAATGACGGTGATGCTTATATCGACTTGGCTTTGCAAGGTTTTGGTATAATTCAAGGCCCACGTTATATGCTCACCAATCATTTAGAATCAGGTTTGTTAAAAGAGGTATTGCCTCAGTGGACGCCAGCACCGATGCCGATTTCAGCAGTTTATCTTCAAAATCGTCATTTATCGCTTAAAGTAAAAGTGTTTGTAGATTGGGTCGCTGAACTTTTTGCAGGCTGTCCATTACTTGGCGGTACAGCTTTACCTTTCGATCAGAAATGTGAATTTGCCTGTGATAAAGAAACTGGTCATGAATATACAATTCGTACTTTGGTCGAGCAGCATAATATTGCTGAAGCTTATACGCTCAAAACTTAA
- a CDS encoding ABC transporter substrate-binding protein, whose protein sequence is MASFMKKIFVSTTLVLAAVATNVQAKDWKVIRFGTESSYAPFEYKTPDGKLTGFDVDLGNAICAKLKAKCVWVENSFDGMIPALKAKKFDGILSSMTVTDERAKQILFSSKIYNTPTRMVAKKGSPLLPTPTSLKGKRVGVQQGTIQETYAKTYWAPKGVSVVPYPTQDLIYQDMMSGRLDATLQDAIMVDGAFLKQPKGKNFAFAGGNVVDVKTLGVGAAIGLRKEDADLKANIDKALAAIIADGTYKKLEKKYFSFSIY, encoded by the coding sequence ATGGCAAGCTTTATGAAAAAAATATTCGTTTCAACAACCTTAGTTCTGGCTGCTGTTGCGACGAATGTCCAAGCAAAGGATTGGAAGGTGATTCGTTTTGGTACTGAGTCGTCTTATGCGCCGTTTGAATATAAAACACCGGATGGCAAGTTAACTGGTTTTGATGTTGATTTGGGTAATGCTATTTGTGCAAAACTCAAAGCTAAATGTGTTTGGGTTGAAAACTCTTTTGACGGGATGATTCCCGCACTTAAAGCGAAAAAATTTGATGGCATTCTTTCATCAATGACTGTTACTGATGAACGTGCAAAACAAATTTTATTTAGTAGCAAAATCTACAACACGCCAACGCGTATGGTTGCAAAAAAAGGTTCGCCGTTATTACCAACACCTACTTCATTAAAAGGTAAACGTGTCGGTGTACAGCAGGGCACAATTCAAGAAACTTACGCTAAAACTTATTGGGCTCCAAAAGGTGTGAGTGTTGTTCCTTATCCAACTCAAGATTTGATTTACCAAGACATGATGTCTGGTCGTTTGGATGCAACTTTACAAGATGCAATCATGGTTGATGGCGCTTTCTTGAAACAACCAAAAGGCAAAAACTTCGCTTTTGCTGGTGGCAATGTGGTTGATGTCAAAACATTGGGTGTAGGTGCGGCTATCGGTTTACGTAAAGAAGATGCAGACTTGAAAGCGAATATTGACAAGGCACTCGCTGCAATCATTGCGGATGGCACATACAAGAAACTCGAGAAAAAATACTTCTCTTTTAGCATTTACTAA
- a CDS encoding ABC transporter permease: MSFSGYGPLLLSGTWMTIQLALLSLLLSVIIGLIGASSKLSNIKALRYIATAYTTLIRSVPDLVIMLLLFYSLQLGLNQITEALQMDQIDINPFVAGVITLAFIYGAYFTETFRGAFQSVPRGQIEAAMAYGMTPWQVFHRVLFPQMMRFALPGIGNNWQVLIKATALVSIIGLTDIVKITQDAGRSTMQLFFFSIVAAAIYLAITTVSNLILIWLERHYSAGVRKGQL; the protein is encoded by the coding sequence ATGTCTTTTTCTGGCTATGGGCCACTCCTTCTTAGCGGAACATGGATGACCATACAGCTTGCGCTGTTATCACTCTTGCTTTCTGTCATTATTGGCTTAATTGGTGCGAGTTCAAAACTCTCTAATATTAAAGCCTTACGTTATATTGCAACCGCCTATACCACGCTCATCCGTAGTGTGCCTGACTTAGTGATTATGCTGTTGTTATTTTATAGCTTGCAGTTGGGCTTAAACCAAATTACTGAAGCACTGCAAATGGACCAAATTGATATCAACCCATTTGTGGCTGGTGTGATTACCTTAGCGTTCATTTATGGTGCATATTTTACCGAGACCTTTCGTGGTGCATTTCAATCAGTTCCAAGGGGACAAATTGAAGCAGCAATGGCCTATGGGATGACGCCGTGGCAGGTTTTTCACCGTGTATTATTCCCTCAAATGATGCGTTTTGCATTGCCCGGCATTGGTAACAACTGGCAAGTTTTGATTAAGGCGACCGCACTGGTTTCCATTATTGGTCTAACTGATATCGTAAAAATTACGCAAGATGCGGGTAGAAGTACCATGCAACTGTTTTTTTTTAGCATCGTCGCTGCTGCCATTTATTTGGCAATTACCACAGTGTCGAACCTGATCTTAATATGGCTTGAACGTCATTATTCTGCTGGTGTGAGGAAGGGACAATTATGA